A genome region from Candidatus Abyssobacteria bacterium SURF_5 includes the following:
- a CDS encoding VOC family protein gives MIQGIHHPGIGVRDMETSLRFYRDLLGLTVTADMELEGPVLDDIVGLKEAKVRIVHLKCLDNQEVELFEYSKPASSAFPKDYRQCDGGIIHVAFRVDNLMELYQKLKENGVKFNSTPYDLGGTLCVYLRDPDGIMLELLQPGV, from the coding sequence ATGATTCAGGGAATTCATCATCCGGGAATCGGCGTGCGCGATATGGAGACGTCGCTTCGTTTTTATCGCGACCTTCTCGGGTTGACTGTGACGGCCGACATGGAGTTGGAGGGGCCGGTGCTCGACGATATCGTGGGGCTCAAGGAGGCGAAGGTTCGAATTGTTCATCTGAAATGTTTGGACAATCAGGAGGTCGAGCTCTTTGAGTACAGCAAGCCGGCTTCGAGCGCGTTTCCGAAGGACTATCGGCAGTGCGACGGCGGCATAATTCATGTCGCTTTTCGGGTTGACAATCTGATGGAACTGTACCAGAAGCTGAAGGAGAACGGCGTAAAGTTCAACAGCACGCCGTATGATCTTGGCGGGACCCTCTGTGTATACCTGCGCGATCCGGACGGAATCATGCTTGAGCTGCTGCAACCGGGTGTTTAG
- a CDS encoding DUF4142 domain-containing protein, with product MRKGLLLVPAVILIWGITLVVAAQQQPAPTETQQQGVLSDTEKEFMSKAAEGNLFEVKAGKLAQDSATNSSVKQFGEKMVNDHSTANQELQELARMKGVQLPQQVQREKQNLYDQLANAAREDFDKTYMDLMVRDHQEDVANFQKQQAQTTDPELKAWITKTLPVLRDHLQQAQLINQELNAGQPE from the coding sequence ATGAGGAAGGGACTCTTACTTGTGCCCGCGGTTATCTTGATTTGGGGAATTACGCTCGTCGTAGCGGCTCAGCAGCAGCCGGCGCCGACTGAGACCCAGCAGCAGGGCGTTCTTTCGGACACGGAAAAAGAGTTCATGAGCAAAGCGGCTGAAGGCAACCTGTTTGAGGTGAAGGCCGGAAAACTGGCGCAGGATTCGGCAACAAACAGCTCCGTCAAACAATTCGGCGAGAAAATGGTGAATGACCACTCGACAGCCAACCAGGAGCTGCAGGAACTTGCCCGGATGAAGGGCGTGCAGTTGCCTCAGCAGGTACAACGCGAGAAGCAGAACCTGTACGACCAGCTTGCCAACGCCGCCAGAGAAGACTTTGATAAGACGTACATGGACCTCATGGTGAGGGATCACCAGGAAGACGTCGCCAATTTCCAGAAGCAGCAGGCGCAAACCACTGACCCCGAGCTCAAGGCCTGGATAACAAAGACACTGCCGGTGTTGAGGGACCACCTCCAGCAGGCGCAACTGATAAACCAGGAACTGAATGCAGGCCAACCGGAATAA
- a CDS encoding cupin domain-containing protein: MYFHSKNSLPRKEVLPGIVLRSVYLDNSMMTFFDIQPNSRIPLHKHPHEQISYLVKGKMKMIVGGEERSMQEGDIAIIPPNVEHEVQVGEEPVLAIDAWHPRRADYILDGE; the protein is encoded by the coding sequence ATGTATTTCCACAGCAAGAATTCGCTTCCGCGTAAGGAGGTGCTGCCGGGCATTGTCTTGCGCAGCGTGTACCTCGACAACTCAATGATGACGTTCTTCGATATCCAGCCCAACAGCCGGATCCCGCTGCACAAGCACCCGCACGAACAGATCAGTTATCTGGTGAAGGGAAAGATGAAGATGATCGTTGGCGGGGAAGAGAGATCAATGCAGGAAGGCGATATTGCTATCATCCCGCCGAATGTGGAGCATGAGGTGCAGGTGGGTGAGGAGCCTGTCCTCGCGATTGATGCGTGGCATCCGCGGCGCGCCGATTACATTCTGGACGGGGAATAG
- a CDS encoding HD domain-containing protein, with protein sequence MSKQAFETKEYAKRAQEYAEEKLGGTLLEHVLGCADTAEKLARKFGCDEDKAAAACYLHDVAKPMPHDSRVARARELGMTPAKIQSYLPPVLHGPVAALIANKELGIDDPEILEAVEFHSTGRAGMGKLGKVIFVADFIEFTRVFPGAAELRSHGALTLDELAMAILRRKLEHLLRENRPIDRHAIEFWNDLTKKTQ encoded by the coding sequence ATGAGCAAACAGGCATTTGAAACCAAGGAGTACGCAAAGAGGGCACAGGAATACGCCGAGGAGAAACTCGGCGGCACGCTGCTCGAGCACGTCTTGGGATGCGCCGATACCGCCGAAAAGCTGGCGCGCAAATTCGGCTGCGACGAAGATAAGGCCGCTGCCGCCTGCTATCTTCATGACGTGGCGAAACCAATGCCCCACGACAGCCGCGTTGCCCGTGCCCGCGAGCTCGGCATGACGCCGGCCAAGATCCAATCGTATTTGCCGCCGGTATTACATGGGCCGGTCGCCGCCCTTATCGCCAATAAGGAACTCGGCATTGACGATCCCGAAATCCTTGAGGCCGTCGAATTCCACAGCACCGGACGCGCCGGCATGGGAAAACTCGGCAAGGTAATTTTTGTCGCCGATTTCATAGAGTTCACCCGCGTTTTCCCCGGAGCGGCCGAACTGCGAAGCCACGGGGCGCTCACACTCGATGAACTGGCGATGGCCATCCTTCGGCGCAAGCTCGAGCACCTGCTGCGGGAGAACAGGCCGATCGACAGGCACGCCATCGAATTTTGGAACGACCTCACCAAAAAAACCCAATAA
- a CDS encoding nicotinate-nucleotide adenylyltransferase: MKIGILGGTFDPIHIGHLVIAQEALWQCELDRVLFMVTAQPPHKKAPRARAEDRYNMVELALQGITEFQPSRLEIERGGNSYTVQTLHELHRLYPAASHYWIVGGDSILEFQTWEDPEDVIRLANLIVAPRPGFDLSKVDPALRNKIIVLDAPQVDVSSTQIRRRITEKQPVRFLLPKIVEEYIYGHRLYLE, encoded by the coding sequence ATGAAGATAGGAATTCTCGGAGGCACCTTCGATCCCATACATATCGGGCATCTGGTCATCGCGCAGGAAGCTCTCTGGCAGTGTGAGCTCGACCGCGTCCTCTTCATGGTCACCGCTCAGCCCCCGCATAAAAAAGCCCCCAGAGCCCGCGCCGAGGATCGGTACAACATGGTCGAGTTGGCGTTGCAGGGAATAACCGAATTCCAGCCATCGCGGCTCGAAATTGAGCGTGGCGGCAACTCTTACACGGTGCAGACGCTGCATGAGTTGCACCGACTCTATCCCGCCGCTTCGCATTACTGGATCGTCGGAGGCGACTCGATCCTGGAGTTTCAGACATGGGAGGACCCGGAAGACGTTATCCGTCTGGCAAACCTTATTGTGGCGCCCCGGCCGGGTTTCGACCTCTCGAAGGTCGATCCCGCCCTAAGAAATAAAATAATTGTCCTGGATGCCCCGCAGGTGGATGTCTCTTCCACTCAAATTCGCAGGCGAATCACTGAAAAACAGCCGGTACGATTTTTGCTCCCTAAAATCGTGGAAGAGTACATCTACGGGCACCGGCTCTATCTCGAATAG
- a CDS encoding HDIG domain-containing protein: MSHSLLPRIISRITLYHTSILSPCGLLTFIDTVYKMRRWTQKFSKGDISVTGLKIQYSIPPQVLPIFEAFEREGVEVYLVGGTVREILRGLTQELNDFDFATPTSADDTSRILRKAGIRPIPIGIQFGTIGAHLGELRIDITSFRKGEEYQPHSRHPQVDFGGSIEEDLRRRDFCMNAIAMTKSGDLIDPFDGVKDILNKHISVPQDPERTFSDDPLRLLRAARFVSQLGFSVVPSVKKTAHRMSFLITTVSRERWKMEMDKLLMGEDVHRGLEYMLETELLNFMMPELTVLRGFNQTDRYHHKDVWEHTKRALKSSVKQIDVRWALLFHDIGKPYTKSVQDGQVHFYHHELVGEMLARSLMFRFRFSSEQRKKVSMLIFNHMRPNMYDDDWNDSAIRRLARDMQGHVFDLINLSRADITSQRPETVRRGLERLDKLEHRVKKVLEEEEKQPLLPKGMGTAIMEHFGIQEGPEVGMHMKKLLKAVDEGELEPGRDYAYYLEFLSKAGNT, translated from the coding sequence GTGTCGCATTCGCTCCTCCCGCGAATCATCAGCCGCATCACATTATATCATACGTCAATCCTAAGCCCTTGCGGGCTCTTGACATTTATCGACACTGTTTATAAGATGAGAAGATGGACTCAGAAATTTTCGAAAGGTGACATATCGGTGACCGGATTGAAGATACAATATTCGATACCCCCGCAAGTTCTGCCGATTTTCGAAGCGTTCGAGCGCGAAGGCGTCGAGGTGTACCTCGTCGGCGGAACCGTCCGGGAAATCCTGCGCGGACTGACCCAGGAACTGAATGATTTCGATTTCGCCACCCCGACCTCCGCCGACGACACCTCGCGTATCCTCCGAAAGGCCGGCATCAGGCCGATCCCCATCGGAATCCAGTTTGGAACCATCGGCGCGCACCTGGGCGAACTACGAATAGATATAACCTCGTTCCGCAAGGGCGAGGAATATCAGCCCCATTCGCGCCATCCGCAGGTCGACTTCGGCGGCAGCATCGAGGAGGACCTGCGGCGGCGAGACTTCTGTATGAACGCCATCGCCATGACCAAATCGGGAGACCTGATCGACCCGTTTGACGGCGTGAAGGACATCCTGAACAAGCATATCTCGGTTCCGCAGGATCCGGAGAGAACGTTCAGCGATGACCCGCTTCGGCTTCTGCGTGCCGCTCGCTTCGTCTCGCAGCTCGGGTTCTCCGTCGTCCCGTCCGTGAAGAAAACCGCTCACAGGATGTCGTTCCTCATTACCACCGTTTCGCGCGAGCGGTGGAAAATGGAGATGGATAAACTGCTGATGGGCGAGGACGTCCATCGCGGCCTCGAATATATGCTCGAGACCGAGCTCCTGAATTTCATGATGCCCGAGCTCACCGTGCTTCGCGGGTTCAATCAAACGGATCGTTACCACCACAAGGACGTGTGGGAACACACCAAGCGCGCGCTTAAGAGTTCCGTAAAACAGATCGACGTCCGCTGGGCTCTGCTCTTCCACGACATCGGCAAACCCTACACCAAATCCGTGCAGGACGGCCAGGTCCACTTTTATCACCATGAACTTGTCGGCGAAATGCTCGCCCGCAGCCTCATGTTCCGGTTCAGGTTCTCAAGTGAGCAGCGCAAGAAGGTCTCGATGCTCATCTTCAACCACATGCGGCCAAATATGTACGATGACGACTGGAACGATTCCGCTATCCGCCGACTCGCCCGCGACATGCAGGGACACGTGTTCGACCTCATCAACCTCTCGCGCGCCGATATAACCTCCCAGCGGCCCGAAACCGTCCGGCGCGGCCTCGAGCGGCTCGATAAACTCGAGCACCGCGTCAAAAAGGTGCTGGAGGAAGAGGAAAAACAGCCGCTCCTGCCCAAAGGCATGGGCACCGCTATCATGGAGCACTTCGGCATCCAGGAAGGACCGGAAGTGGGTATGCACATGAAGAAGCTGCTGAAGGCTGTCGACGAGGGCGAGCTCGAGCCGGGCCGCGATTACGCGTATTACCTCGAATTCCTCTCCAAGGCGGGAAACACCTGA
- a CDS encoding dihydrodipicolinate synthase family protein — MRHDRGVYVANLTAFTKNRVDLDAMCSHAEFLIKAGITGLCPAGTTGEFLYLKPQEKRELFSALIDGFGERVDIWCCTWDADADTMAALCRHVSAKGADGIFLPPPLYYEFTEKEIIDFYEFVRRNSEIPVYCYNIPKYTNNEISLSALEKMADSGSVAGIKDSSANEDRVREMVARFGDVLDIVAGGDHFVLRAKELGANGFISALANIYPELFVKLWNSPTEEAQAGISRIRSAIKGYGGISALKHLLSRRGHVFGCRFPFQELDEAQKRSLDELLQD; from the coding sequence ATGCGACACGATAGGGGAGTGTATGTCGCCAACTTGACGGCGTTCACCAAAAATCGAGTGGATCTGGACGCGATGTGTTCGCACGCCGAATTTTTGATCAAGGCGGGCATCACCGGGCTATGTCCGGCGGGAACGACAGGCGAGTTTTTGTATTTGAAGCCGCAGGAGAAGAGGGAGCTTTTCTCCGCGCTGATTGATGGGTTTGGCGAGAGGGTCGACATCTGGTGCTGTACCTGGGACGCCGACGCGGATACAATGGCTGCGCTCTGCCGTCATGTCTCCGCCAAGGGGGCCGACGGCATTTTTCTGCCGCCTCCGCTGTACTATGAATTCACTGAAAAGGAGATTATCGATTTTTATGAATTCGTTCGCCGCAACAGCGAGATTCCCGTTTACTGCTACAATATCCCGAAATACACGAACAACGAGATCAGTTTGTCGGCGCTCGAGAAGATGGCGGATAGCGGCTCGGTTGCGGGAATCAAAGACAGTTCGGCAAATGAAGACAGGGTACGGGAGATGGTCGCCCGATTTGGTGATGTCCTCGATATTGTCGCAGGCGGCGATCATTTTGTGTTGAGGGCGAAGGAACTGGGAGCGAACGGATTCATTTCGGCCCTCGCAAATATTTATCCAGAGCTCTTCGTTAAGCTCTGGAATTCACCCACCGAAGAGGCGCAGGCCGGGATCTCGCGTATCCGGAGCGCAATCAAGGGATATGGCGGCATTTCGGCGCTCAAGCATCTGTTGTCGCGGCGCGGTCATGTTTTCGGGTGCCGCTTTCCATTTCAGGAGCTCGACGAGGCGCAAAAGCGAAGCCTTGACGAGCTGCTACAAGATTAA
- a CDS encoding nitrate reductase, giving the protein MCAFRSPITHMCRCRERRHPEGETRMILTAALHVFSYAAFAVFVIAVAVRYHRIQSMPLHLRWDLYPVAHEGKRAHYGGSYFEELDWWTKPREFSLVGELKGMLPEMLFMKALWEHNRPLWFRSFPFHFGLYLLIGWAGLLLIGAIAEVAGVAVSSEGGVGALIHYLTILAGAFGFILSIIGAVALLHRRLTDEEVDGYTSPAHIFNLSLFILALAVGFLTYILADQTFSLARGYIRSLITFNLTTPIGSGAVAAEFLLFSILVAYVPLTHMSHFFTKYFFYHKIRWDDEPNFKGSRIEKEITQALGYRVSWSAPHLKADGKKNWADICTEEVDKEVREEAKKK; this is encoded by the coding sequence GTGTGCGCTTTTCGGTCTCCGATCACCCATATGTGTCGATGCAGGGAGAGGCGCCACCCAGAAGGAGAGACACGCATGATTCTCACCGCAGCACTCCATGTTTTCAGTTATGCAGCATTCGCCGTGTTTGTAATCGCCGTGGCTGTCCGGTACCATCGGATTCAAAGCATGCCGCTCCACCTCAGGTGGGACCTGTATCCGGTCGCGCATGAGGGAAAGCGGGCGCATTACGGCGGTTCATATTTCGAAGAGCTCGATTGGTGGACGAAGCCGCGCGAATTTTCACTGGTGGGCGAGCTGAAGGGAATGCTCCCGGAAATGCTCTTCATGAAAGCGCTGTGGGAGCACAACCGCCCGCTGTGGTTCCGCTCGTTTCCATTTCATTTTGGGCTGTACCTGCTGATCGGATGGGCCGGCCTGCTTCTGATCGGTGCGATCGCCGAGGTTGCGGGCGTGGCCGTATCTTCCGAGGGGGGAGTGGGCGCGCTCATCCATTACCTTACGATCCTTGCAGGCGCTTTCGGTTTTATTCTTTCGATCATTGGAGCCGTGGCCTTGTTGCACCGGCGACTGACGGACGAGGAGGTTGACGGCTACACGTCGCCGGCGCACATCTTCAATCTATCGCTCTTCATTCTGGCTCTTGCTGTCGGGTTCCTGACGTATATACTGGCCGACCAGACTTTCTCGCTTGCGCGCGGATATATACGCAGCCTCATAACGTTCAATCTGACGACGCCGATCGGCAGCGGAGCGGTGGCGGCGGAATTCCTTCTGTTTTCGATTCTGGTCGCGTATGTCCCGCTCACGCACATGTCTCACTTCTTCACGAAGTATTTCTTCTATCACAAAATCCGCTGGGATGACGAGCCGAATTTCAAAGGCTCGCGCATCGAGAAAGAGATCACTCAGGCGCTGGGTTACCGGGTGAGCTGGTCTGCGCCTCACTTGAAAGCGGACGGCAAGAAGAATTGGGCCGACATTTGCACCGAAGAAGTCGATAAGGAAGTCCGAGAGGAGGCCAAGAAGAAATGA
- a CDS encoding (Fe-S)-binding protein: MKKTKKIKVEDIGKANGKLTHTDPKDFMPLPPPYDNPENLPPWDPLKNSDSVEASLDDTIAVAIPKPKSKQEEEELVKKFLSGLEKLFTKENNWPFLQLLTLTMEHCAKCQTCSDACHIFEASGRNEVYRPSYRSEVLRRIYNKYLKPGGKFFGRWKHGPIDLNWTTVSRLAELSYRCNICRRCAQTCPIGVDNALITHELRKLFSQELGIAARELHEKGSMLQLRVGSSTGMNPLVVKDNMEFIDEDMTEKTGMKIETPWDKVGADVLLIHNAGEIMAWPENPGAFAVILEAAGVSWTLSSDIPAYDGINYGLWYDDFQLARVAIKHAQAAKKLGVKKIVVGECGHSTKSLMVIADRVLTGDLNIPRESAMTFLEDIVFSGKLKLDPSRNDFPVTLHDPCNMVRLMGIVQPQRRILKYICPKFREMTPCGVNNYCCGGGSGFAIMSGYNFQTWRNHISGRRKLQQVLNAFSDDLSPETHKYLCAPCSNCKGQLRDLLFAYDAWEKCGILYGGLVELIVNAMSDVNPGFIEWEWH, from the coding sequence ATGAAGAAAACGAAAAAGATAAAGGTGGAAGATATCGGGAAGGCGAACGGGAAGCTGACTCACACCGACCCAAAGGATTTTATGCCTTTGCCGCCTCCCTACGATAATCCGGAGAATCTGCCGCCGTGGGATCCGCTCAAGAACAGCGACAGCGTCGAGGCCTCGCTCGACGACACGATCGCCGTCGCGATCCCGAAGCCGAAAAGCAAGCAGGAAGAAGAGGAACTGGTGAAGAAGTTCCTCTCCGGGCTCGAGAAGCTGTTCACGAAAGAAAATAACTGGCCGTTCCTCCAATTGCTGACGCTGACGATGGAGCATTGCGCGAAGTGCCAGACGTGCTCCGATGCGTGCCATATTTTCGAGGCCAGCGGAAGAAACGAAGTGTACCGGCCTTCCTATCGCTCGGAAGTGTTGCGGCGCATCTATAATAAGTACCTCAAGCCGGGCGGAAAATTTTTTGGGCGCTGGAAACACGGCCCCATCGATTTGAACTGGACCACGGTCTCGAGGTTGGCCGAGCTATCGTACCGGTGCAACATCTGTCGAAGATGCGCGCAGACGTGTCCGATCGGCGTCGACAACGCTCTGATCACTCACGAGCTTCGCAAGCTGTTCAGCCAGGAACTCGGCATTGCGGCGCGCGAGTTGCACGAGAAGGGATCGATGCTGCAGCTTCGCGTCGGCTCGTCGACCGGCATGAACCCGCTGGTGGTCAAGGATAACATGGAGTTCATCGACGAGGACATGACCGAGAAGACCGGCATGAAGATCGAGACGCCGTGGGACAAGGTCGGCGCCGATGTGCTCCTGATTCACAATGCCGGCGAGATCATGGCGTGGCCCGAGAATCCGGGCGCGTTCGCTGTCATCCTCGAGGCGGCGGGTGTCAGTTGGACTCTCTCGAGCGATATTCCGGCGTATGACGGAATCAACTACGGGTTATGGTATGACGATTTCCAGCTTGCGCGCGTCGCCATCAAACACGCGCAGGCCGCGAAGAAGCTGGGAGTGAAGAAAATCGTTGTTGGCGAATGCGGGCACTCGACGAAGTCGCTGATGGTGATCGCCGACCGCGTGCTGACGGGCGACCTGAACATCCCGCGCGAGAGCGCGATGACGTTTCTCGAGGACATCGTTTTCAGCGGCAAGTTGAAGCTCGACCCGTCGCGGAACGATTTTCCCGTAACCCTGCACGATCCGTGCAACATGGTGCGCCTGATGGGGATCGTCCAGCCGCAAAGACGCATCCTGAAATATATTTGTCCGAAGTTCCGCGAGATGACGCCCTGCGGCGTGAACAATTACTGCTGCGGCGGCGGCAGCGGATTCGCCATCATGAGCGGGTACAATTTCCAGACATGGCGCAACCACATCTCGGGCCGCAGGAAGCTGCAGCAAGTACTCAACGCTTTCAGCGATGATTTGAGTCCGGAGACGCACAAGTATCTGTGCGCGCCGTGCAGCAATTGCAAAGGGCAGTTGCGCGACCTGTTGTTTGCGTATGACGCCTGGGAGAAATGCGGTATCCTGTACGGCGGGTTGGTTGAGCTTATCGTGAACGCGATGTCGGACGTCAACCCGGGTTTTATCGAATGGGAATGGCATTGA
- a CDS encoding response regulator → MADANKKKKILVLDDEPDVVTYLVSLFEDNDYVVVSAMDGNEGLMKARSERPDLITLDISMPEKSGIRFYREIRADDNLKGIPIVVVTGVSSTQDGGTGEDFKRFLGKQKHVPPPEGFIMKPIERDELLGTVRKLLEN, encoded by the coding sequence ATGGCGGACGCAAACAAGAAGAAGAAAATCCTGGTGCTCGACGATGAGCCCGATGTGGTTACCTATCTCGTGAGCTTGTTCGAGGACAACGATTATGTTGTTGTTTCGGCAATGGACGGAAACGAAGGTCTGATGAAGGCGAGATCGGAGCGGCCCGACCTGATTACGCTGGACATTTCGATGCCTGAGAAATCCGGGATTCGATTTTACCGGGAGATACGGGCCGACGATAATCTGAAAGGTATTCCGATTGTGGTTGTAACAGGAGTATCGAGCACGCAGGATGGCGGAACCGGAGAAGACTTCAAACGGTTTCTTGGAAAACAAAAGCACGTCCCGCCGCCCGAAGGTTTCATCATGAAGCCCATCGAGCGGGACGAACTGTTGGGTACCGTGAGGAAGCTGCTGGAGAATTAG
- a CDS encoding alpha/beta hydrolase yields MRRGFWGMAAASGDGAELYYEEFGQGEPLVMVPGLGAHSRIWGPFPKMLAERRRVIVYDPRGLGRSAADSRPLSLELMASDVAAVLDASGAEKADVLGASLGSLVALRFALDFGRRAGRLVLVTPAPVRTRYGDWLVQTLRLLAERVSPEEFIQALMLFSFSPPFFDKSYGMIKEVGRMLAPSHSEMEQIKRQLEMLKDVELPQDLSAIDVPVLILAGQRDVLAPIEAARRLASKLRRSELVSFPDAGHSPFVESTEKVIQEIERFLQRT; encoded by the coding sequence ATGAGGAGAGGGTTTTGGGGTATGGCCGCAGCGAGTGGGGACGGGGCCGAACTGTACTATGAAGAATTCGGGCAAGGCGAGCCGCTGGTGATGGTTCCCGGGCTGGGGGCGCATTCGCGCATCTGGGGGCCGTTCCCGAAGATGCTGGCGGAGCGGCGGCGCGTGATTGTATACGATCCGAGGGGACTCGGCCGGTCGGCTGCGGACAGTCGTCCGCTTTCCCTTGAGTTAATGGCTTCGGATGTCGCCGCGGTGCTTGATGCCTCCGGCGCTGAGAAGGCCGATGTGCTCGGCGCCTCGCTCGGGTCGCTCGTAGCGCTGCGGTTCGCGCTGGACTTCGGCAGGCGCGCCGGCAGACTTGTTCTGGTCACTCCGGCTCCAGTTCGCACGCGGTACGGCGATTGGCTGGTGCAAACGCTGCGGCTGCTAGCCGAGCGGGTTTCGCCGGAGGAATTTATTCAGGCGCTGATGTTGTTTTCATTTTCGCCGCCGTTCTTCGACAAAAGCTACGGCATGATCAAGGAAGTGGGCCGGATGTTGGCGCCGTCGCATTCCGAGATGGAGCAAATAAAGCGGCAGTTGGAGATGCTGAAAGATGTCGAATTGCCGCAGGATCTTTCCGCGATTGATGTTCCTGTTCTTATACTTGCGGGGCAGCGCGACGTGCTTGCCCCAATTGAGGCTGCTCGCCGCCTGGCCTCAAAACTGCGGCGCAGCGAGCTGGTCTCGTTTCCGGATGCGGGGCACAGCCCGTTTGTCGAGTCGACGGAGAAGGTCATACAGGAAATCGAGCGGTTTCTGCAGCGAACATAA
- a CDS encoding DUF1540 domain-containing protein has protein sequence MRVVCEIPQVKQCKVSECGYNRDKACHALAITVGESDNPKCGTFFKSDTHTSTEQLAGVGSCKVSSCFHNADFECHADGITVERNGGTALCMTYRRR, from the coding sequence ATGAGAGTCGTTTGTGAAATTCCGCAGGTGAAGCAATGTAAGGTGAGCGAATGCGGCTACAATCGGGATAAAGCCTGTCATGCTCTGGCGATCACGGTGGGTGAATCCGACAATCCGAAATGCGGGACATTTTTCAAATCGGACACCCATACATCAACGGAGCAACTTGCCGGTGTCGGGTCGTGCAAAGTCTCTTCATGCTTCCATAACGCCGATTTTGAATGTCATGCCGACGGCATAACGGTGGAGCGGAATGGCGGGACTGCGTTGTGCATGACATACAGGAGGCGGTAA